GGTGACCAGGGTCACACGGGCGCCACCGCGGCGCAGACGCAGGGCGGTGGTCAAGCCGGCCAGGCCAGACCCGATGACGACGACGTGCGGCGCCTTGAAGCGGTCGGCAGTCGGCGATGAGGTGGAAACGGTTGCGGTGCTCACAGCTCAACCTCCTGCTGCGGGGTGGGAAGGTGCTCAACGTCGAAGGTGCCCTGGAAGATCCAGTCATCGAGGGCAGTCTGACGAACCTGCTCGCCGTAAAGGATCGGCCACAGACCAATCCAACGGTTCTTGAGGAACAGACGCAGCAGGCCGGTGGCTCGCTCGGCGTCGATATTGCCCTCTTCGACGGCAACGCCGGTGGCGCGCATCGAGCAGAACCCACCCTGGCAGGGGCCCATGCCCAGACGCAGCTGACGACGCAGGTCGTCGAAGGTGGCGTCTGGCTGCTCGGCCAGCAGGTCGGTGAACATCTTGCGGCTCATGAGCTCGCACTCGCAGATGATCTGGTCGTCGAGCTTCTTGGACATCGGGACGGCCTTCGGGTCACCCCCGCGAACCAGACCAGTGCCGGCACGACGCTCTTCGTTCTCGCCGAGACGATGGGTGATGAGGTAGTTCTTGCCGACGGTGGAACCGGGCACGACCTCCTCGGCGGTGCGGCAGGGACGATCGTCACCGAGCTGTTCGCACATGACGTCGACGACATTCTTGGCCATGAGACGGTACGTGGTGAGCTTGCCGCCGATGATCGACACGATGCCGTTGACCCCGTCGCGGGAACCGTGGTCGAGGATGCTCATGCCGCGCGACATGTGGCGCGTGTCCGTGGCAGCAACTCGCTTGTCCTTGAACAGCGGGCGGGCGCCGGCCCATGCGTGCACCGCGCGGGCGTCGCGGAATCCGGGGACCAAGGCCTCGCCGGAATCGAGCATCTGCTGCACCTCGTTGCGCGGGATGGCCAGACGCTGTGGATCATCCGCCTTGACGTCGGTGGTGCCGATGATCGACACGGTGTGCACCGGCACGAGGATGTCGCCGTCAGCC
The genomic region above belongs to Cutibacterium equinum and contains:
- the glpA gene encoding anaerobic glycerol-3-phosphate dehydrogenase subunit GlpA, yielding MRTMDADVVVIGGGATGAGVVRDVAMRGYRAVLLDKADLGQGTTGRYHGLLHSGGRYVVSDPGSATECAEENEIVTRIHADAVEKTGGLFVVTPEDDLEFSDQWIEGAKKSKVPFEEISTAEALRREPRLNPGIKRAFAVQDGSVDGWQMVWGAAHSAIEYGAKVMTYTAVTEIIREGDQISAVVAHDLKHDEQIRIDCKFVINTAGPWAGRIAELVGCHDVDVVPGRGIMIAMNHRLVNTVVNRCIYPADGDILVPVHTVSIIGTTDVKADDPQRLAIPRNEVQQMLDSGEALVPGFRDARAVHAWAGARPLFKDKRVAATDTRHMSRGMSILDHGSRDGVNGIVSIIGGKLTTYRLMAKNVVDVMCEQLGDDRPCRTAEEVVPGSTVGKNYLITHRLGENEERRAGTGLVRGGDPKAVPMSKKLDDQIICECELMSRKMFTDLLAEQPDATFDDLRRQLRLGMGPCQGGFCSMRATGVAVEEGNIDAERATGLLRLFLKNRWIGLWPILYGEQVRQTALDDWIFQGTFDVEHLPTPQQEVEL